The Pirellulales bacterium genome includes a window with the following:
- a CDS encoding 4a-hydroxytetrahydrobiopterin dehydratase: MAEDHVFTEAELQAELARMPGWEIRDGWLRRKFHTPGWPHTLMLANTIGYLAEAAYHHPDLSLGYAEVTVKLQTHRVRGITAHDTELAAKIDEVVLWKPSGGALEGFPKKWVH, translated from the coding sequence ATGGCGGAAGATCACGTATTTACAGAAGCGGAACTGCAGGCAGAGCTGGCCCGGATGCCGGGCTGGGAGATTCGCGACGGCTGGTTGCGCCGCAAATTCCACACGCCTGGCTGGCCGCACACGCTGATGTTGGCCAATACGATCGGCTACCTGGCCGAGGCCGCTTATCATCATCCTGATCTATCTTTGGGCTATGCCGAGGTGACCGTTAAGTTGCAAACCCATCGCGTCAGAGGGATTACAGCCCACGATACCGAGTTGGCCGCCAAGATCGATGAGGTCGTCCTTTGGAAGCCCAGCGGCGGCGCCTTGGAAGGATTTCCCAAGAAATGGGTTCACTAG